A stretch of Rhodoferax potami DNA encodes these proteins:
- the istA gene encoding IS21 family transposase codes for MITNEEYMELKVLRKHRLSLREISAQTGMAVNTVRKYLEGGPPAMKKLPERKSKLDPFKDYLAGRIQAAKPDWIPATVLQREIAAQGYTGSVRILQEYLKELRPQARPDPVVRFETQPGEQMQMDWIEFRKSGHKDGMLAAFVATLGHSRATFAEFVTDMKLETLLACHVRAFESFGGVTREVLYDNMKTVILKRDAYGKNLHQFQGAFADFAHHHGFVPRVCKPYRAKTKGKVERMNGYIRRSFWVPLVASMKQQCLVVDADTANREMRTWLRDVANVRIHGTTGCVPALALQQERTHLLAIPSAYSGRTVRQLQKVTGSGAAVRPIPAAAWRGLQHPLAMYDTLVHNQASAGGRP; via the coding sequence ATGATTACGAACGAGGAGTACATGGAACTCAAGGTTTTAAGGAAGCACAGGCTGAGCTTGCGCGAGATATCGGCGCAAACTGGAATGGCAGTCAACACGGTGCGTAAGTATTTGGAGGGCGGTCCGCCGGCCATGAAGAAACTGCCGGAACGTAAAAGCAAGCTCGATCCATTCAAGGACTACTTGGCTGGACGTATTCAGGCGGCCAAGCCTGATTGGATTCCCGCAACGGTGCTGCAGCGTGAGATTGCCGCACAGGGGTATACGGGCTCCGTGCGCATCCTGCAGGAGTACCTCAAGGAGTTGCGTCCACAGGCGCGCCCGGATCCGGTTGTGCGGTTCGAGACCCAGCCCGGTGAGCAAATGCAGATGGACTGGATCGAGTTCCGCAAGTCTGGGCATAAAGACGGCATGTTGGCGGCGTTTGTGGCAACGCTTGGCCACAGCCGGGCGACCTTCGCGGAGTTTGTCACAGACATGAAGCTGGAGACACTACTGGCGTGCCATGTCAGGGCGTTCGAGAGCTTTGGTGGAGTCACCCGTGAAGTGCTGTACGACAACATGAAGACCGTCATCCTCAAGCGTGACGCCTACGGCAAGAACCTGCACCAGTTCCAGGGTGCCTTTGCTGACTTTGCGCACCACCATGGCTTTGTGCCGCGGGTGTGCAAGCCCTATCGGGCCAAGACCAAGGGCAAAGTCGAACGCATGAATGGCTACATCCGGCGCAGCTTCTGGGTGCCATTGGTGGCGAGTATGAAGCAGCAATGCTTGGTGGTGGACGCGGACACAGCCAATCGGGAAATGCGCACCTGGCTGCGTGACGTTGCCAATGTGCGGATCCACGGAACCACTGGGTGTGTGCCGGCACTGGCTTTGCAACAGGAGCGCACACATCTGCTGGCCATCCCCAGCGCCTACAGTGGGCGAACAGTGCGTCAATTGCAAAAAGTCACCGGTAGCGGCGCAGCAGTCCGGCCAATTCCAGCCGCGGCATGGCGAGGCCTGCAGCATCCTCTGGCGATGTATGACACGCTGGTGCACAACCAAGCCTCAGCAGGAGGACGACCATGA
- a CDS encoding IS5 family transposase, producing MTDDFFRNRLDQMIDLRHPLAVLANRMPWQEIEASLVQRWARQVKSGKKIEDLDLFGPVSAVAGGGVSNAGRPRLPTRLMVALLYLKHAFNESDEDVIQRWGETPTWQYFSGNEYFEHQWPCDPTQLGRFRKALGEEGVEELLARTMEVAVTLKLIAKKELTRMIVDSTVQEKAVAHPTDSKLLETARSKVVELAKANGIELKQTYAKEGQLLGYKAGRYAHARQFKRMRKAIKRQRTIVGRLQREVARKMTTLSQAIQETLGQTLDKAKRLVTQTGSRKAVDNRAKLYSWHAPEVECISKGKSRNPYEFGVKVGLAMTLKGNLIVGARSFPGNPYDGHTMHEQIEQSAILMQGLGVKPEVVYADLGYRGVDKDNPDIEIKHRCHAQYENDTQTR from the coding sequence ATGACCGATGACTTTTTCCGCAACCGCCTGGATCAGATGATCGATTTGCGCCACCCTCTGGCGGTGCTTGCTAACCGCATGCCTTGGCAAGAGATCGAAGCCTCCCTCGTCCAGCGCTGGGCACGCCAGGTCAAGTCTGGCAAGAAGATAGAAGACTTGGACTTGTTTGGTCCGGTCTCGGCCGTTGCCGGTGGCGGCGTCTCCAATGCCGGCCGTCCCCGTCTGCCCACCCGGTTAATGGTTGCCTTGCTGTACCTCAAGCATGCGTTCAATGAGAGCGACGAGGACGTGATCCAGCGCTGGGGTGAGACCCCCACTTGGCAGTACTTTTCTGGCAACGAATACTTTGAACACCAGTGGCCGTGCGACCCGACACAACTGGGGCGCTTTCGTAAAGCTCTGGGCGAAGAAGGCGTGGAAGAACTGCTGGCCCGCACCATGGAAGTGGCGGTCACCCTCAAGCTGATTGCCAAGAAAGAATTGACCCGCATGATCGTGGACTCCACGGTGCAAGAAAAAGCTGTGGCACATCCCACCGACAGCAAGCTGCTGGAGACCGCCCGATCCAAGGTGGTCGAGTTGGCCAAAGCCAATGGCATCGAGCTCAAACAGACCTACGCCAAAGAAGGCCAACTGCTGGGCTACAAGGCTGGGCGCTATGCCCATGCCCGCCAGTTCAAGCGCATGCGCAAAGCCATCAAACGCCAGCGCACCATCGTTGGACGGCTGCAGCGCGAGGTGGCTCGCAAGATGACCACGCTCAGCCAAGCCATACAAGAGACCTTGGGCCAGACCTTGGACAAGGCCAAACGCTTGGTCACGCAGACCGGCAGTCGCAAGGCAGTGGACAACCGCGCCAAGCTCTACAGCTGGCATGCGCCCGAGGTGGAGTGCATCTCAAAAGGCAAGAGCCGCAATCCGTACGAGTTCGGCGTGAAGGTGGGTCTGGCCATGACGCTCAAGGGCAATTTGATCGTGGGAGCCAGGAGCTTTCCCGGTAACCCGTATGACGGGCACACCATGCACGAGCAGATCGAGCAAAGCGCTATCCTGATGCAAGGCTTGGGGGTCAAGCCCGAGGTGGTGTACGCAGACTTGGGCTACCGGGGTGTGGACAAAGACAACCCGGACATTGAGATCAAACACCGGTGTCACGCGCAGTATGAAAATGACACGCAAACGCGGTGA
- the tnpB gene encoding IS66 family insertion sequence element accessory protein TnpB (TnpB, as the term is used for proteins encoded by IS66 family insertion elements, is considered an accessory protein, since TnpC, encoded by a neighboring gene, is a DDE family transposase.), which produces MFFPEGRIRVFLYGQAADMRQSYDGLYALARQGFEVDVLAGHMFVFINRRQTQMKVLYFDRSGWCLWCKRLESGKFSRKGVQGGSGEIDCTALKLMLEGIEVRRRHKRYQHPARR; this is translated from the coding sequence ATGTTCTTTCCCGAGGGCCGCATTCGCGTGTTCCTGTATGGCCAAGCTGCCGATATGCGCCAGTCCTACGACGGCTTGTACGCTCTGGCACGCCAGGGGTTTGAAGTGGATGTGCTGGCCGGACACATGTTTGTTTTCATCAACCGGCGGCAAACACAGATGAAGGTGCTGTACTTTGACCGCAGCGGCTGGTGCCTGTGGTGCAAGCGTTTGGAGAGCGGCAAGTTCTCCCGTAAAGGCGTTCAAGGCGGCAGTGGCGAGATCGACTGCACGGCGCTCAAACTGATGCTCGAAGGCATCGAAGTGCGCCGACGCCACAAACGCTACCAACACCCTGCGCGGAGGTGA
- the tnpC gene encoding IS66 family transposase, translating into MSMPNTSTPTFTVETVMGLSPQSIAQTLQAQAASISALEQQLEWFKRQLFGKKSERFAPLPDAQQMHLGQLLGDLPATDAPEADSDSNTIPAHQRRKPRSNFADEGTPASFFDETKVPVHTIELANPETKDLSPDQYEVVSQKVSHRLAQRPGAYVVLKYVRSVIKRHNTQTLHCAGAPTGIIESSRADVSLLAGVVVDKFAWHIPLYRQHQRLSQAGFKLSRAWLTQLAQKTISLLEPIYDTQLESIRNSRVKAMDETPIKAGRSGPCKMKSAYFWPVYGELDEVCFAYFESRRHEHVQQALGLPGATDAVLLTDGYEAYARYAAKTGITHAQCWAHCRRGFFEALGAEPQAAGQALQQIGEIYAQEEAIRERDLYGDAKREHRLSHSKPLVQNFFEWVDLQFERQGFLPSNPLTKALAYARERRAQLQVFLGDADAAMDTNHLERALRAIPMGRRNWLFCWTEVGAKHAGIMQSLIVTCRLHDIDPYTYLVDVLQRVGHHPASRVSELTPRQWKQHFAENTLRSPLHGLVT; encoded by the coding sequence ATGTCGATGCCCAATACCAGCACTCCCACATTTACCGTCGAAACGGTCATGGGGCTGTCGCCGCAGAGCATCGCGCAGACACTGCAAGCACAGGCCGCCAGCATCAGCGCGCTGGAGCAGCAGCTCGAATGGTTCAAACGCCAACTCTTTGGCAAGAAGAGCGAGCGCTTTGCACCCTTGCCCGATGCGCAGCAAATGCACCTGGGGCAACTCCTGGGCGACCTCCCTGCCACTGATGCGCCCGAAGCCGACTCCGACTCCAACACCATCCCTGCACACCAGCGACGCAAACCCCGCAGCAACTTTGCCGACGAGGGCACGCCCGCATCGTTCTTTGACGAAACCAAGGTGCCCGTGCACACCATCGAGCTGGCCAACCCCGAGACCAAAGACCTCTCGCCCGATCAGTACGAGGTTGTCAGCCAGAAGGTCAGCCACCGCTTGGCACAGCGCCCCGGTGCCTATGTGGTGCTGAAGTATGTGCGCTCTGTCATCAAGCGCCACAACACGCAAACCCTGCACTGTGCGGGCGCGCCAACAGGCATCATTGAGAGCAGCCGCGCTGACGTGAGCTTGCTCGCAGGCGTTGTTGTTGACAAGTTTGCCTGGCACATTCCGCTGTACCGGCAGCACCAGCGCCTGAGCCAAGCGGGCTTCAAACTCAGCCGGGCGTGGCTGACGCAACTGGCGCAAAAGACCATTTCCCTGCTGGAGCCGATTTACGACACGCAGCTCGAGTCGATCCGCAACAGCCGGGTCAAGGCAATGGACGAGACCCCCATCAAGGCCGGGCGCAGTGGGCCCTGCAAGATGAAGTCGGCCTACTTCTGGCCTGTGTACGGCGAACTCGATGAGGTGTGCTTTGCCTATTTCGAGTCGCGCCGCCACGAGCACGTACAGCAGGCATTGGGGCTGCCAGGGGCCACAGATGCCGTGCTGCTCACTGACGGCTATGAGGCCTATGCACGTTACGCTGCCAAGACCGGCATTACGCATGCCCAATGCTGGGCGCACTGCAGGCGTGGCTTCTTTGAAGCTCTAGGGGCCGAGCCACAGGCCGCTGGCCAGGCGCTGCAGCAAATTGGCGAGATTTACGCCCAGGAAGAAGCCATTCGTGAACGTGACCTCTACGGGGATGCCAAACGAGAGCACCGTCTAAGCCACAGCAAACCGCTGGTGCAGAACTTCTTTGAATGGGTGGATTTGCAGTTCGAGCGGCAAGGCTTCCTGCCCAGCAATCCGTTGACCAAGGCATTGGCCTATGCACGCGAGCGCCGCGCGCAACTGCAGGTGTTTCTGGGCGATGCGGATGCGGCCATGGATACGAACCATCTGGAACGCGCCTTGCGCGCGATACCAATGGGCAGGCGCAATTGGTTGTTCTGCTGGACGGAGGTGGGCGCCAAGCACGCGGGCATCATGCAGAGCCTGATCGTGACATGCCGTTTACATGACATTGACCCCTACACCTACCTGGTTGATGTCTTGCAACGCGTAGGCCACCACCCCGCCTCCAGGGTTTCAGAACTGACGCCTCGTCAATGGAAGCAGCACTTCGCCGAGAATACATTGCGTTCACCATTACACGGTTTGGTAACGTAG
- a CDS encoding site-specific integrase, whose product MKTRQPSHPEGADSKCLPDAASLAALRAWYEGLSARQAVARYLGHTKADGQSSRGILGAIRRQLISLARGRHREDFAALFGHPVSERSKHARAVSRAIELLPSLPTPEPLIGDDLAQWLEPRAVRALQTQGIKTLAALTVRIPRRRRWWAAVPDLGVAGARKIEAFFAAHPKLTERARALVVAQAPQDLSPWEQLAVPHEVDGSRGTFRAPRSTCTLTADNDYEAVQAWLALHESPATKNAYRKEAERLILWAIVERRRALSSLTTEDAVAYRAFLRHPSPRGRWIGPPRPRASPQWRPFAGDLSSRSIAYSLSVLGALYRWLMQQRYVLTNPFAGIKVRGVAKGDTRAAMRAFTEGEWSMIQAVAEALEWSYGWELAAAHRLRFVLDFAYATGLRASELVHAKLGMIEEDPKGDRWLHLVGKGGKSGKVALPPMARAALDRYLAQRRLPTTRSRWAPSTPLLGSLEQDSATGITAPRLWTVMKRFFVQVADVIREQSPATAEKLRRASPHWMRHTHATHALERGVDLTTVRDNLRHASLSTTSIYLHTDEEKRAKQLGAAFGGQAR is encoded by the coding sequence GTGAAAACACGCCAGCCCTCGCATCCTGAAGGCGCGGACTCCAAATGCCTGCCGGATGCGGCATCGCTGGCCGCGCTGCGGGCTTGGTATGAAGGCTTGTCCGCCCGCCAGGCCGTGGCCCGTTATCTCGGGCACACCAAGGCCGACGGCCAGTCCTCACGAGGCATCCTCGGCGCCATTCGGCGCCAGCTGATCTCGCTGGCCAGGGGGCGGCACCGTGAGGATTTCGCGGCACTGTTCGGTCACCCGGTGTCCGAGCGCAGCAAGCATGCCCGCGCGGTGTCGCGCGCGATCGAGTTGCTGCCGTCATTGCCGACGCCTGAACCGCTGATCGGCGACGACCTCGCGCAGTGGCTGGAGCCACGCGCCGTGCGCGCCCTGCAGACGCAGGGCATCAAAACATTGGCTGCGTTGACGGTGCGCATCCCGCGTCGGCGCCGCTGGTGGGCTGCGGTCCCCGATCTGGGGGTGGCCGGCGCTCGGAAGATCGAGGCTTTCTTCGCGGCACATCCGAAGCTAACCGAGCGCGCCCGCGCGCTCGTAGTCGCCCAGGCGCCACAGGACCTCTCGCCTTGGGAGCAGCTGGCGGTGCCGCACGAGGTCGACGGTTCGCGCGGAACGTTCCGCGCACCGCGTTCGACATGCACGCTCACCGCAGACAACGACTATGAGGCCGTGCAGGCTTGGCTCGCATTGCACGAATCGCCAGCCACCAAGAACGCCTACCGCAAGGAAGCCGAACGGCTGATCCTGTGGGCGATCGTCGAGCGTAGGCGGGCCTTGTCGTCGCTGACGACCGAGGATGCGGTGGCCTACCGTGCGTTTCTGAGGCATCCGTCGCCGCGCGGGCGGTGGATCGGGCCGCCGCGGCCGCGCGCGTCACCGCAGTGGCGACCATTTGCGGGCGACCTGTCATCTCGCTCGATAGCGTATTCGCTATCGGTACTCGGTGCGCTGTATCGATGGCTGATGCAGCAGCGCTATGTACTGACCAACCCGTTCGCCGGCATCAAGGTGCGCGGCGTCGCCAAAGGCGATACGCGTGCAGCCATGCGGGCCTTCACCGAGGGCGAATGGTCGATGATCCAGGCCGTCGCCGAGGCGCTGGAATGGTCCTACGGTTGGGAGCTGGCGGCCGCCCATCGGCTGCGCTTCGTGCTCGACTTCGCCTACGCCACCGGGCTGCGAGCCAGCGAACTTGTCCACGCCAAGCTTGGCATGATCGAGGAAGACCCCAAGGGTGACCGCTGGCTGCACTTGGTCGGCAAGGGGGGCAAATCGGGCAAGGTGGCCCTGCCGCCGATGGCGCGTGCCGCGCTCGACCGATATCTGGCGCAGCGCCGGCTGCCGACCACCCGGTCCAGATGGGCTCCATCGACCCCGCTATTGGGCAGTCTGGAGCAGGACAGCGCAACGGGCATCACGGCCCCGAGGCTGTGGACAGTCATGAAACGGTTCTTCGTCCAGGTGGCGGACGTGATCCGGGAGCAGAGCCCGGCGACCGCCGAGAAGCTGCGGCGGGCCAGCCCGCATTGGATGAGGCACACACATGCCACTCACGCCCTGGAGCGTGGGGTGGACCTCACTACGGTCCGCGACAACCTCCGTCACGCTTCCCTGTCGACCACCTCGATCTATCTGCACACCGACGAGGAAAAGCGGGCGAAGCAACTAGGTGCAGCTTTCGGCGGACAGGCGCGCTGA
- a CDS encoding phage integrase family protein, whose amino-acid sequence MSPPPGLGNDKRADGFPGEAELAALRGWYAGLSSRESAAQYLETQKVSGESSRGIIGGIRRQLTRIARQRHRADLVALLDHPANERARHARTVAHAIEALRIAPEPVPRITDDVNLWLSVRAANALYAQDIKTLAQLTVRVPRRRRWWTVVPGLGAQGARQIEVFFAAHPQLTERARELMVSETVQTVVPWERLQVPEELNGTQGTFRGPPSGCTLSADNDYEAVQAWLALHESSATKRAYRKEAERLILWAVLERGRALSSLTTEDATAYRGFLRNPTPRSRWVGPPQTRFSAEWRPFAAGLSPRSTAYALTVIGAMFRWLIEQRYVVANPFAGIKVRGSSRSTPMDEGRVFSEGEWAIIRAIANGLEWSYGWKLAAAQRLRFVLDFAYATGLRSSEFVGATLGQIETDAQGDHWLKLVGKGSKAGKVTLPPLARVALDHYLMQRGVPTTPAMWKPSTPIIADLQANNGQDRITSTRLWSVTKRFFVTSADAIESESPKTAEKLRRASPHWMRHTHATHALARGAELTTVRDNLRHASVSTTSVYLHTDQAKRARQMRDAFGSPNA is encoded by the coding sequence ATGTCCCCACCGCCCGGATTGGGAAACGATAAGCGCGCGGACGGCTTTCCCGGTGAAGCCGAACTGGCCGCCTTGCGTGGCTGGTATGCCGGTCTGTCTTCGCGCGAATCCGCGGCCCAATACCTGGAAACGCAGAAGGTCTCGGGAGAGTCATCACGAGGAATAATTGGAGGCATCCGTCGTCAATTGACCCGAATTGCCCGCCAGCGACACCGGGCTGATTTGGTGGCCCTACTTGACCATCCAGCGAATGAGCGTGCCCGGCATGCGAGGACCGTTGCCCATGCCATCGAAGCGCTGCGCATTGCCCCTGAGCCTGTGCCCAGGATTACCGACGACGTGAACCTGTGGCTCTCAGTTCGTGCTGCAAATGCCCTGTACGCCCAGGACATCAAGACCTTGGCACAACTGACGGTGCGGGTACCCAGGCGTCGGCGCTGGTGGACGGTGGTCCCTGGGCTGGGAGCACAAGGGGCCCGCCAAATCGAAGTCTTCTTTGCGGCCCACCCGCAATTGACCGAACGGGCGCGGGAATTGATGGTCAGCGAAACAGTACAGACAGTTGTTCCGTGGGAGCGCCTGCAAGTGCCGGAAGAACTCAACGGCACGCAAGGCACTTTCCGCGGGCCACCATCGGGCTGCACGCTCAGTGCCGACAATGACTATGAGGCCGTGCAGGCATGGCTGGCACTACACGAATCCAGTGCGACAAAACGGGCCTATCGCAAGGAGGCCGAACGCTTGATTCTGTGGGCCGTTTTGGAGCGTGGTCGCGCGCTATCGTCGCTCACAACCGAGGATGCCACTGCCTACCGGGGGTTCCTGCGCAATCCCACGCCACGCAGCCGATGGGTTGGGCCACCGCAGACACGGTTTTCTGCCGAGTGGCGCCCATTCGCGGCCGGGTTATCACCCCGTTCCACTGCGTACGCCCTGACTGTCATTGGTGCGATGTTTCGTTGGCTGATTGAGCAGCGCTATGTGGTGGCCAACCCGTTTGCCGGCATCAAGGTGCGCGGTAGCAGCCGAAGCACGCCCATGGATGAAGGGCGCGTTTTCTCTGAGGGTGAGTGGGCCATCATCCGGGCCATTGCCAATGGACTGGAGTGGTCATACGGATGGAAGCTTGCTGCCGCTCAGCGACTACGCTTTGTGCTGGACTTCGCGTATGCAACGGGTCTGAGGTCCAGTGAGTTCGTGGGTGCAACCCTGGGGCAGATTGAAACGGATGCCCAAGGAGACCATTGGCTCAAGTTGGTCGGCAAAGGCAGCAAGGCTGGAAAGGTGACCTTACCCCCGTTGGCTCGCGTGGCGCTGGACCACTACTTGATGCAGCGAGGTGTGCCAACAACACCAGCCATGTGGAAGCCGTCCACTCCGATCATTGCCGACTTGCAGGCCAATAATGGTCAGGATCGCATTACTTCGACGAGGTTGTGGAGCGTCACCAAGCGATTTTTCGTGACATCTGCGGATGCCATTGAGTCTGAGTCGCCGAAAACAGCTGAGAAGCTGCGCCGTGCAAGTCCCCACTGGATGAGGCACACCCACGCTACACATGCTTTGGCACGAGGAGCTGAACTGACCACTGTGAGAGATAACTTGCGGCATGCTTCGGTGTCCACCACTTCCGTGTACCTTCACACTGATCAAGCCAAGCGTGCGCGGCAAATGCGGGATGCTTTTGGGTCACCAAACGCCTAG
- a CDS encoding toxin-antitoxin system TumE family protein, translating into MGSQRSLAIGLEYLLGLDGNIEVQNDAGYWVKMEVSSADVTAERPHGIRYSLTLHAPDNTRLIGFDNAHSVRPAGSRFKHAGKRFPYDHRHRHALDEGVLYEFDTAYQLVSDFYAEVDRVLKEVSP; encoded by the coding sequence ATGGGTTCACAACGTTCACTGGCCATTGGTTTGGAATATTTGCTTGGCTTGGATGGCAATATTGAAGTTCAAAATGATGCAGGCTACTGGGTCAAGATGGAAGTTTCGAGTGCGGATGTGACGGCTGAGCGACCGCATGGCATCAGGTACAGCTTGACACTTCATGCGCCGGACAACACTCGGCTAATTGGTTTCGACAATGCCCATAGTGTGAGACCAGCAGGCTCGCGGTTCAAGCATGCTGGTAAAAGGTTTCCATACGACCATCGCCATCGACACGCTCTGGATGAGGGTGTGTTGTATGAGTTTGACACCGCTTACCAGTTGGTCAGTGATTTTTATGCTGAAGTTGATCGCGTTTTGAAAGAGGTCAGTCCATGA
- a CDS encoding transcriptional regulator: MNKVLKFGIAPVPMQRARSLAIAAGTRQRAKDEPNVWFPSVTAMARVLSDENMALLKVIRESHPDSMDALAKTVGKHVPNVSRSLHTMAQYGLVTLTKHGRTVMPQVTSERVTVDFSWGG; this comes from the coding sequence ATGAACAAGGTATTGAAGTTTGGTATTGCGCCAGTGCCTATGCAGCGTGCACGATCGCTGGCCATTGCGGCTGGAACACGCCAACGCGCCAAAGACGAACCCAACGTTTGGTTCCCCTCTGTGACCGCCATGGCAAGAGTCTTGTCAGATGAGAACATGGCGTTGCTCAAGGTCATTCGTGAGAGTCACCCAGACTCCATGGATGCCTTGGCCAAAACCGTGGGAAAACATGTACCCAACGTTTCGCGGTCGTTGCACACCATGGCTCAATATGGATTGGTCACACTAACCAAACATGGTCGAACGGTGATGCCCCAAGTTACCTCCGAGCGAGTTACGGTAGATTTCTCCTGGGGTGGGTGA
- a CDS encoding IS1595 family transposase, producing MRRRDFQRLVESLESLSPHQLRQLDETVSKLAQQTAVRELVTAHVEREGQCPHCQGNAFQRWGTTASGEQRYRCKKCFKSFTGLTGSPLNGLWHKSLLLEYAQCMKVGLSVRETAEQLGLHRNVVFRWRHRLMPPNSAHQPEALEGVAEVDEAFFRESFKGLKKGMPRTAHKRAMPAGKRGISKEQIPVLTAVSRGSRTSFMSVLPGVPSASSITSSLGPLLSKDTVLVSDSASSYKTAAKNLGIVIRQIPRGTHKLGPYHIQNVNALHSRMKSWFKPFKGVATKYLPVYLAWFRFYDESGWSRVPEDLIKDVISRPRVRPNGPSETSTLE from the coding sequence ATGCGCCGCCGAGATTTCCAGCGGTTGGTGGAGTCCTTAGAGTCCCTCAGCCCCCATCAATTGCGTCAACTGGACGAGACCGTAAGCAAGCTCGCCCAGCAAACTGCCGTGCGGGAGCTCGTAACTGCGCATGTGGAACGTGAGGGGCAATGCCCTCACTGCCAAGGTAATGCGTTCCAGCGGTGGGGGACTACTGCGTCCGGGGAGCAGCGATACCGGTGCAAGAAGTGCTTCAAGAGCTTCACCGGGCTCACGGGTTCCCCGTTAAACGGCCTCTGGCATAAAAGTCTGCTGCTGGAGTACGCCCAGTGCATGAAGGTCGGTTTGAGCGTGCGAGAGACTGCTGAGCAACTCGGACTGCACCGCAATGTGGTGTTTCGTTGGCGACACCGACTGATGCCGCCAAATAGCGCGCATCAACCCGAAGCATTAGAGGGAGTGGCAGAGGTCGATGAAGCCTTCTTTCGGGAGTCGTTTAAGGGTCTCAAGAAAGGAATGCCTCGAACAGCCCATAAGCGCGCTATGCCGGCGGGCAAGCGAGGAATCTCCAAAGAGCAGATTCCTGTACTTACAGCCGTATCCCGCGGCTCCCGCACAAGCTTCATGTCTGTGTTACCTGGTGTACCAAGTGCTTCCTCGATTACTTCTTCTTTGGGGCCGCTCCTGTCCAAAGATACGGTCTTGGTATCGGACTCAGCAAGTTCGTATAAAACCGCAGCCAAGAACTTGGGAATTGTTATCCGTCAAATCCCCAGGGGGACTCACAAGCTGGGGCCGTATCACATCCAGAACGTTAACGCTCTGCACAGTCGCATGAAGAGCTGGTTCAAACCCTTTAAGGGAGTTGCAACGAAGTACCTCCCTGTCTACTTGGCGTGGTTCCGGTTCTACGACGAGAGCGGATGGTCACGAGTCCCTGAAGACTTGATAAAGGATGTCATATCCAGACCGCGTGTGAGACCCAACGGCCCCTCTGAAACATCAACATTGGAGTAA
- a CDS encoding TOTE conflict system archaeo-eukaryotic primase domain-containing protein produces MNKAGKPGYSPLCTNKWKPGVCKLPVIKCSVCSYSLYAPITDDIIRQHLRGEITAGIYPLLVDNRCHFLAIDFDDADWLEDARAVLQTCLDNALPAALEISRSGEGAHLWLFFANATLARDARRLGAALISATCARTRQLALKSYDRLFPNQDAMPNGGFGNLIALPLQKEPRDLGRSVFVDENLQQLPDQWAFLENIRPLPQSLIVVPAKPLQPA; encoded by the coding sequence ATAAACAAAGCGGGCAAACCTGGGTATTCGCCCCTCTGCACCAACAAATGGAAACCCGGCGTTTGCAAATTGCCAGTAATAAAATGTAGCGTGTGCAGTTATAGCCTGTATGCGCCCATCACTGACGACATCATTCGCCAGCATCTTAGAGGCGAGATTACCGCCGGCATATACCCACTATTGGTCGACAATCGATGCCATTTTCTTGCCATCGACTTTGATGACGCGGACTGGCTCGAAGATGCCCGAGCGGTGCTACAAACCTGCCTCGACAATGCTCTCCCCGCAGCGCTGGAAATATCGCGCTCCGGCGAGGGAGCTCACCTCTGGCTATTCTTTGCGAACGCGACGCTTGCAAGAGATGCGCGACGTCTTGGCGCGGCGCTGATCAGTGCGACTTGCGCCCGCACTCGCCAATTGGCCCTTAAATCGTACGACCGATTGTTCCCAAATCAAGACGCCATGCCGAATGGCGGATTTGGCAACCTGATCGCCTTGCCGTTACAAAAGGAACCCCGTGACCTTGGACGCAGCGTCTTTGTCGATGAGAACTTGCAGCAACTTCCTGATCAGTGGGCGTTCCTTGAAAACATCAGGCCCCTACCGCAAAGCCTTATCGTTGTCCCTGCAAAACCCCTGCAACCCGCATGA